A single region of the Vibrio cyclitrophicus genome encodes:
- a CDS encoding DUF3634 family protein yields MMYVILIGAALVFWLVAVDRPVLKIKFSDGAIKQVKGHLPPSFKHNLQEIGHNNAFKGELKVYAKRSGYNLKFTKDVPKNVQQRIRNVFPHNGFKSKGSKKA; encoded by the coding sequence ATGATGTACGTAATCTTAATCGGTGCGGCGTTGGTCTTTTGGTTAGTTGCTGTTGATCGACCGGTATTAAAAATCAAATTTAGCGACGGAGCGATCAAACAAGTTAAAGGTCATCTTCCACCGAGCTTTAAGCACAACCTTCAAGAAATTGGCCACAACAACGCCTTTAAAGGTGAGTTAAAAGTGTATGCAAAACGCTCTGGCTACAACCTCAAATTTACTAAAGATGTGCCTAAAAACGTACAGCAACGTATTCGTAACGTGTTCCCACATAATGGTTTTAAGTCTAAAGGCTCAAAGAAAGCGTAG
- the matP gene encoding macrodomain Ter protein MatP, with product MKYQQLENLECGWKWNYLVKKWKEGEPITCHIDSSEADVAVKALLKLEHQPTGVLEWISNNMSPELDNKLKQAIRAKRKRHFNAEQVHTKKKSIDLDYRVWEKLSQRANELGCTLSDAIEYLVSEASRSEQASKTVTSLKEDLSKLLSDDK from the coding sequence ATGAAATATCAGCAACTTGAAAACTTGGAATGTGGTTGGAAATGGAACTATCTGGTTAAAAAATGGAAAGAAGGTGAGCCGATCACCTGCCACATTGATTCAAGTGAAGCTGACGTTGCTGTTAAAGCCTTATTGAAGCTCGAACATCAACCTACAGGTGTCCTTGAGTGGATATCTAACAACATGTCTCCTGAACTCGATAACAAGCTTAAACAAGCGATCAGAGCTAAGCGAAAACGCCACTTCAATGCTGAACAAGTTCACACAAAGAAGAAATCAATAGACCTTGATTACCGTGTATGGGAAAAGCTATCTCAACGAGCGAATGAGCTAGGCTGTACGCTATCTGACGCCATCGAGTATTTGGTTAGCGAAGCGTCCCGTAGTGAACAGGCGAGCAAAACAGTAACCAGTCTCAAAGAAGACTTAAGCAAGCTTCTTTCTGACGATAAATAA
- a CDS encoding Lon protease family protein, whose product MTQVDWRHVTPQYDEYSAQLEQFPDISPFPFSDIQHRFKDALTRFVRLSNLSRVLLVNAPDNSIYRQMIVESLVTALDDHSLPVIKTESLNAVSLFDQVQSKDGKVIATKPGLLARANNGYLIVSANLILANPGSWLLLKSALLGEAVEPISSNPEHLNQSPTLPLTYNIKLIVVGDRAQLADLDYLDSDIQTGFCLFSEIEQDIKLSEETLTQYLGYLKWLQQRYELPTITQQALTGILTAGARETEDQSYIPLCPIWHNALLNEALIEADNGEIDIHHIQQAQQHKYNRESYLPERALDDIRDGQVIIETEGEQVGQVNGLTVIDVPGHPISYGEPARISCVIHFGDGDIADVERKAELGGNLHAKGMMIMQAFVSSALNLEDPLPYAASVVFEQSYCEVDGDSASLAELCSLVSALSEYPINQQIAVTGAVDQFGRVQAVGGLNEKIEGFYHVCKHNGLTGEQGVILPRSNLRHLTLKPDLIESIKNEEFHIWSVSNVDEAIPLIMNKPFRDDEQESVLSKIAERIENFERHEHPIGIVGRIKNWFV is encoded by the coding sequence ATGACTCAAGTAGATTGGCGACATGTTACGCCTCAGTACGACGAATATAGCGCTCAATTAGAGCAATTCCCTGACATCTCGCCTTTCCCGTTTTCAGATATTCAACATAGATTCAAAGATGCGCTAACCCGCTTTGTCCGTTTGTCTAACCTTTCGCGTGTTTTACTTGTAAACGCTCCGGACAATTCGATCTATCGTCAAATGATTGTTGAATCTCTAGTCACTGCTTTAGATGATCACTCTCTACCGGTTATAAAAACTGAGTCTTTAAATGCTGTCTCTCTGTTTGACCAAGTTCAATCGAAAGACGGTAAGGTTATTGCGACAAAACCCGGCCTACTGGCTAGAGCAAACAACGGCTATTTGATCGTTTCAGCTAACTTGATCTTAGCGAATCCTGGAAGCTGGTTGCTGCTTAAATCAGCACTGCTTGGTGAGGCCGTAGAGCCTATCAGCAGCAATCCTGAGCATTTAAACCAATCCCCAACTTTGCCTCTGACTTACAACATTAAGTTGATTGTGGTTGGAGACAGAGCTCAATTAGCTGACCTTGATTATCTAGACAGCGATATTCAAACCGGTTTTTGCCTATTTAGCGAAATTGAACAAGATATCAAGCTCTCTGAAGAGACTTTGACTCAATATCTTGGTTACCTTAAGTGGCTTCAACAACGCTATGAACTGCCAACCATCACACAACAAGCGTTGACGGGCATTCTTACTGCCGGAGCAAGAGAGACTGAAGATCAGAGCTATATTCCATTATGCCCTATTTGGCACAATGCGTTATTGAACGAAGCTCTTATTGAAGCCGACAATGGTGAGATTGATATTCACCATATCCAACAAGCTCAACAGCACAAATACAACCGTGAATCGTACTTACCAGAACGCGCTCTGGATGATATTCGAGATGGCCAAGTCATTATCGAAACCGAGGGTGAACAAGTTGGCCAAGTTAATGGCCTGACGGTTATCGATGTTCCAGGACACCCGATCTCTTATGGTGAACCTGCACGAATTTCCTGCGTTATTCACTTTGGTGATGGTGACATTGCCGACGTAGAGCGCAAAGCCGAGCTGGGCGGTAATCTTCATGCTAAAGGTATGATGATCATGCAAGCATTTGTGAGCAGCGCACTAAACCTTGAAGATCCGTTGCCATACGCTGCTTCTGTTGTGTTTGAGCAATCGTACTGCGAAGTAGACGGGGATAGTGCTTCTCTTGCTGAGCTTTGTTCTCTAGTGAGTGCTTTGTCTGAATACCCTATCAATCAACAAATTGCGGTTACTGGTGCAGTTGACCAATTTGGTCGTGTACAAGCTGTTGGCGGGCTAAACGAGAAAATCGAAGGCTTCTACCATGTGTGTAAGCACAACGGCTTAACTGGTGAGCAAGGCGTGATCCTTCCTAGATCGAATCTAAGACACCTTACATTGAAGCCTGACCTTATTGAAAGCATTAAGAATGAAGAATTCCATATTTGGTCTGTGTCTAATGTAGACGAAGCAATTCCTCTCATTATGAACAAGCCATTTAGAGACGATGAACAAGAAAGCGTTCTGAGTAAAATAGCGGAACGTATTGAAAATTTTGAAAGACATGAGCACCCTATTGGAATCGTTGGACGCATTAAAAACTGGTTTGTCTAG
- the fabA gene encoding bifunctional 3-hydroxydecanoyl-ACP dehydratase/trans-2-decenoyl-ACP isomerase has translation MQNKRDSYTREELLASSQGELWPQGPQLPAPNMLMMDRITKMSETEGDYGKGLVLAELDITPDLWFFDCHFPGDPVMPGCLGLDAMWQLVGFYLGWVGGEGKGRALGVGEVKFTGQILPTAKKVTYEIHMKRVVNRRLVMGLADGRVLVDGKEIYVAKDLKVGLFQDTSAF, from the coding sequence ATGCAAAACAAACGTGATTCTTACACTCGCGAAGAGCTTCTAGCATCAAGCCAAGGCGAACTATGGCCACAAGGCCCTCAACTACCAGCACCGAACATGCTAATGATGGATCGCATCACTAAGATGTCTGAGACTGAAGGTGATTACGGTAAAGGTTTGGTTCTTGCTGAGCTGGATATTACTCCTGACCTATGGTTCTTCGATTGTCACTTCCCGGGTGACCCAGTAATGCCTGGTTGTCTAGGTCTTGACGCAATGTGGCAGCTTGTTGGCTTCTACCTTGGTTGGGTTGGTGGCGAAGGTAAAGGTCGTGCTCTAGGTGTTGGCGAAGTGAAATTCACTGGTCAAATTCTACCTACAGCGAAAAAAGTAACTTACGAGATCCACATGAAGCGTGTTGTTAACCGTCGCCTAGTTATGGGACTTGCGGATGGTCGCGTACTTGTTGATGGTAAAGAGATCTATGTTGCTAAAGATCTGAAAGTTGGCCTTTTCCAAGATACGTCAGCATTCTAA
- the rmf gene encoding ribosome modulation factor yields the protein MKRQKRDRLERAQSQGYKAGLNGRSQEACPYSQMDSRSYWLGGWRDAKDDKQSGLYK from the coding sequence ATGAAGAGACAAAAGCGTGATCGACTAGAACGAGCACAATCTCAAGGCTACAAGGCTGGTTTAAATGGACGATCGCAAGAAGCTTGTCCATATAGCCAAATGGATTCTCGGTCTTATTGGTTAGGTGGATGGCGTGACGCCAAAGATGACAAGCAATCAGGTCTCTATAAGTAG
- a CDS encoding DUF3466 family protein, whose product MTCTKFKLTTVAALVFAATNANAALYKVVEVTPSITGASEIYGVAIQPGVATDGTNELALGCFDSLATNCTDSTFKLAGETRDTLEAVSYREEVPFAMDAPFQYIQERDDFENYCYRELRYSTCESWAENRWNNTWSKERNDLTHVNAKAFVEGGDTFENRNTVINSLYVNDASEVEPLGVKSEGDIRNNALHTDSVAPDGTSETRAWRAIKASNGTVYNVGSVSTQGPKTDTSDTTFSSKAAIWDGTITKEIEWISGSAQKGDYFAQGSMRSIVESGFVFYGVGYNTKSGNGDLKDMNASVFVSDSLDLTSATWTTKQVIGAQVNSGSSNDDARYSNSVVTDINSNLFAIGYAKRNGYVPESGSAANKAFFVKDASNPSATFLTGGIFFTGSGGEAKAVNNFNEFVGQIDAETIREVDGSERRHRGFIYPYQSHPDDDYVVPGTLTERYSGVFRSKSWWLDDLTNGANTDGQDYSNDNNYFRVIDATDINDAGVISGTAIKCTVNGKAQPYDTTAHNSYCGGAASNAVEEVVAVKLVPISGATEKDIIARSTDTEKVDRQGAGLGWLTLTVLGLLGFRRKFK is encoded by the coding sequence ATGACTTGTACTAAATTTAAATTAACGACAGTTGCGGCATTAGTTTTTGCTGCAACTAATGCCAATGCTGCGCTTTATAAGGTAGTTGAAGTTACTCCTTCGATTACCGGTGCATCTGAAATCTATGGTGTGGCGATACAACCTGGTGTTGCGACAGACGGAACGAATGAGCTTGCGTTGGGTTGCTTCGATTCACTTGCGACCAACTGTACCGATAGTACATTTAAACTTGCTGGTGAGACTCGCGATACGCTTGAAGCGGTAAGTTATCGTGAAGAAGTTCCATTCGCAATGGATGCACCATTTCAGTACATTCAAGAGCGTGACGATTTCGAAAACTATTGTTATCGAGAGCTGAGATACTCTACATGTGAAAGTTGGGCAGAAAACCGTTGGAACAACACTTGGAGTAAGGAAAGAAATGATCTAACTCACGTAAATGCGAAAGCTTTTGTTGAAGGCGGCGATACATTCGAAAATAGAAATACTGTTATTAATTCACTTTACGTTAATGATGCCTCAGAAGTTGAGCCTTTGGGGGTTAAATCTGAGGGTGATATTCGTAATAATGCGCTTCACACCGACTCCGTAGCTCCAGATGGTACCTCGGAAACACGTGCGTGGCGTGCGATAAAAGCAAGTAACGGTACTGTTTACAACGTAGGTAGTGTATCTACTCAAGGTCCGAAAACTGATACTTCGGATACAACCTTTAGCTCAAAAGCGGCGATTTGGGACGGAACTATAACCAAAGAAATCGAATGGATTAGTGGTAGCGCTCAAAAAGGTGACTACTTTGCCCAAGGTAGCATGCGTTCAATCGTAGAGTCAGGATTTGTTTTCTACGGTGTTGGTTATAATACCAAGAGTGGTAATGGCGACCTAAAAGACATGAATGCCAGTGTTTTTGTTAGTGATTCATTAGATCTTACTAGCGCAACATGGACGACTAAGCAGGTTATCGGCGCACAGGTTAATTCTGGCTCATCTAATGATGATGCTAGATACAGTAATTCTGTGGTTACTGACATCAATAGCAACTTGTTTGCTATTGGCTACGCCAAGCGAAATGGATATGTTCCTGAGAGTGGAAGTGCAGCCAACAAAGCTTTCTTTGTTAAAGATGCTTCTAATCCTAGTGCAACATTCTTAACCGGTGGTATTTTCTTTACTGGATCTGGTGGTGAAGCAAAAGCAGTAAACAACTTTAATGAATTTGTCGGGCAAATTGATGCTGAGACAATTCGAGAAGTAGATGGCAGTGAGCGTCGCCACCGTGGTTTTATTTACCCATACCAATCACATCCAGATGATGATTATGTTGTTCCTGGCACGTTGACGGAACGTTACAGTGGGGTTTTTCGCAGCAAATCATGGTGGTTAGATGACTTAACTAATGGCGCTAATACTGATGGTCAGGACTACTCTAACGATAATAATTATTTCCGCGTGATCGATGCGACAGACATTAATGATGCTGGTGTTATATCGGGAACTGCCATTAAGTGTACTGTAAATGGTAAAGCGCAACCCTATGACACAACTGCACATAACTCGTACTGTGGCGGGGCTGCTTCCAACGCAGTTGAAGAGGTTGTCGCGGTTAAGTTGGTTCCTATCAGTGGGGCTACCGAAAAGGATATCATAGCTCGTAGCACTGACACCGAGAAGGTCGATCGTCAAGGTGCCGGGCTAGGTTGGTTAACTTTGACTGTGCTTGGTCTGTTAGGGTTCCGTAGAAAATTTAAATAA